Proteins co-encoded in one Sparus aurata chromosome 18, fSpaAur1.1, whole genome shotgun sequence genomic window:
- the LOC115568720 gene encoding signal-regulatory protein beta-2-like — translation MLIVFYSLLMLRVGRCTDDLNFEMKTVEVGHDVTLTCARHDSVLSTFNLFWIRLVSGNMPELLGGTHSFNFDGVNKTPRITAKQGDGTFLLHISEAQLSDTGLYYCVKVKSLDMTFVEGTFLRIQGPEPDVTTVIQLPPSGPVLPGDSVTLQCSVLSDSQNKPCPGDHSVFWFRAGSEESDPTFIYSHGNSSAECETSLEARSPQKCVYSFSKNISSSDAGTYYCAVATCGEILFGNGTKLDIEALSDLPTANTVVFLLCAALAISLIVISYLTYTMKKKSCGCCNDAVVETNASVGPQSQQRDEDLLVYAAPTFTKRKPRKADRKTVKPAEAETTYSDIRTFVID, via the exons atgctgatCGTGTTTTATTCACTGCTGATGCTCAGAGTCGGAC GATGCACAGACGATCTGAACTTTGAGATGAAGACTGTTGAAGTCGGACATGATGTGACTCTGACCTGTGCCCGTCACGACTCTGTGCTttcaacatttaatttgttttggatCCGGCTGGTTTCTGGAAACATGCCTGAGTTGTTGGGAGGAACACATAGCTTTAATTTTGATGGTGTGAACAAAACTCCTCGTATTACAGCAAAACAAGGCGATGGAACATTTCTTCTGCATATTAGTGAAGCACAGTTAAGTGATACTGGACTTTACTACTGTGTAAAAGTAAAGAGCCTTGACATGACATTTGTGGAAGGAACATTTCTAAGAATTCAAG GACCAGAACCTGATGTCACCACCGTCATCCAACTCCCTCCATCTGGTCCAGTCCTTCCAGGAGACTCAGTGACTCTGCAGTGTTCAGTCCTCTCTGACTCCCAGAACAAACCGTGTCCAGGAGATCACAGTGTGTTCTGGTTCAGAGCCGGATCAGAAGAATCTGATCCCACTTTCATTTACTCTCATGGAAACAGTAGTGCTGAATGTGAGACGAGTCTCGAGGCTCGATCTCCACAGAAATGTGTCTACAGCTTCTCTAAGAACATCAGCTCCTCTGATGCCGGGACTTATTACTGCGCTGTGGCCACATGTGGAGAGATTCTGTTTGGAAATGGAACAAAACTGGACATTGAAG CACTGTCGGATTTGCCGACGGCCAATACagttgtgtttctgctctgtgctgctctggCGATAAGTCTGATTGTGATTTCCTACCTGACTTACACCATGAAGAAGAAATCTTGTGGTTGTTGCAACG aCGCTGTCGTGGAAACAAATGCCAGTGTTGGTCCGCAAAGTCAGCAG AGAGATGAAGACTTGTTGGTTTATGCTGCACCGACCTTCACCAAGAGGAAACCTCGCaaagcagacagaaagacagtTAAACCAGCAGAGGCAGAGACGACCTACTCTGACATCAGGACTTTTGTGATAGATTAA
- the LOC115568671 gene encoding uncharacterized protein LOC115568671, which produces MSRQEETLRCTDDLNFEMKTVKVGNNVTLTCARQESLLSTFNLFWIRLVSGNMPELLGGTYSFDFDGGKKTRITAKQGDGTFLLHISKAQLSDTGIYYCLKVKSLDMTFVNGTFLRIQGPKPDITTIIQLPPSGPVLPGDSVTLQCSVLSDSQNKTCPGDHSVFWFRAGSKESDPTFIYSHIKSGAECETSLEARSPQKCVYSFSKNFSSSDAGTYYCAVATCGEILFGNGTKLDIEALWDLQTANTVVFLLCAALAISLIVISYLSYTIKKKSCGCCNDAIVETNSRGGPQSQQRDEDLLTHSAPTFTKRKPRKADRKQVKPAEAKTTYSDIRTFVID; this is translated from the exons GATGCACAGACGATCTGAACTTTGAGATGAAGACTGTTAAAGTCGGAAATAATGTGACTCTGACCTGTGCCCGTCAGGAGTCTTTGCTttcaacatttaatttgttttggatCCGGCTGGTTTCTGGAAACATGCCTGAGTTGTTGGGAGGAACTTATAGCTTTGATTTTGATGGTGGGAAGAAAACTCGTATTACAGCAAAACAAGGCGATGGAACATTTCTTCTGCATATTAGTAAAGCACAGTTAAGCGATACTGGAATTTACTACTGTTTAAAAGTAAAGAGCCTTGACATGACATTTGTGAATGGAACATTTCTAAGAATTCAAG GACCAAAACCTGATATCACCACCATCATTCAACTCCCTCCATCTGGTCCAGTCCTTCCAGGAGACTCAGTGACTCTGCAGTGTTCAGTCCTCTCTGACTCCCAGAACAAAACGTGTCCAGGAGATCACAGTGTGTTCTGGTTCAGAGCCGGATCAAAAGAATCTGATCCCACTTTCATTTACTCTCATATAAAAAGTGGTGCTGAATGTGAGACGAGTCTCGAGGCTCGATCTCCACAGAAATGTGTCTACAGCTTCTCTAAGaacttcagctcctctgatgcTGGAACTTATTACTGTGCTGTGGCCACATGTGGAGAGATTCTGTTTGGAAATGGAACAAAACTGGACATTGAAG CACTGTGGGATTTGCAGACGGCCAATACagttgtgtttctgctctgtgctgctctggCGATAAGTCTGATTGTGATTTCCTACCTGAGTTACACCATTAAGAAGAAATCTTGTGGTTGTTGCAACG aTGCTATCGTGGAAACAAATTCCAGAGGTGGTCCGCAAAGTCAGCAG AGAGATGAAGACTTGTTGACGCATTCTGCACCGACCTTCACCAAGAGGAAACCTCGCAAAGCAGACAGAAAGCAGGTTAAACCAGCAGAGGCAAAGACGACCTACTCTGACATCAGGACTTTTGTGATAGATTAA